In Ciona intestinalis unplaced genomic scaffold, KH HT000027.2, whole genome shotgun sequence, the sequence TCTTCATGTTTATCAGAATAACTTGTGTGTTCTGTAATGCCTGATAGTAACAATgtgggtaaaatatttttagtacaTAAAACATGACTGCAAGACTGATTTGCGCTTcgtatttaagtttttttttaagcaaGCAGCCCCGTGATGTACGTGTTAAAACTGACCAGAGCAATTTACTTACATGGAACATGAAAAACTTAtttctaattaaatatttgttttctcGACCAAATATACGTAAAAAAAGgggtttttgtattttaattccTGTTGTTTGTTCAGTTCCACAACCGGGTGACGCCTGGGGCTCGTGGGGTGATTGGGGGGTGTGTAGCGCCTCATGTGGCAAAGGTACCAAGGTGAGGGTACGTAGTTGTCGTAGCAACAACGACACCATCGTGCACGATCGACGATGTGGGAGGGAATATTACGAGAGCGATGATTGTGAGGGGGGCGAGTGCGGGGAGGGAAAGTGGGGGGAGTGGAGTCCGTGTTCGGTTACGTGTGGTGGGGGGAGCATGCACAGGTGGGTGGTGGAATACGTATTGTTTAGCTTTGTATGGTGGTAcaacgaggtgtgtgaaacagcaGGGATGTTCtcatgttctgtttcatacacctcgtgtccacttgtgggtgattgttttttctgtatggctgacaatttagacaacctattattgaccactgggtagGAGCAATTATCTTatatgtcttgcccaagggcacatacgcccacaatggtagcagagtcAAGCTTATAGCAAACCTTTGGCTGGAGGCAAGCACACTAACATCTCTGTGTAGAAAACAACCTCcgtgtaacgactgtcgatggCCCGccatgtgaaaataaataaataagtttcgcAAATGAAACCGCAGGGAATCGTGTTGCGATCGTAACTCTAAGATCGAGAAGAAAGATTGTTCACCAGCTCCATGCATATCTAATGATGGGGGTGCCATGTGGGGTGTGTGGGGGGCGTGGTCGGGGTGTTCCGCTACATGTGGGGGTGGGTGGGTACGTAGGCGTCGCCCATGCATGGGTGAGTCAAACACTACGGTACCCGTGCAAGAGTGCCCGACTCAATTACCCTCGTTCAACGAACTACAAGCGTGCGCTACTGAGGACTGTGATGGAACAACCGGtaatgtgatgtcataatatataataaatcttTAAACAACTTATCTTGTATGAAAAACCTGGTGCATTTtcgatgggacaccttttcattctattttaacgtcccattttgtagtaaacaaagaaccccccccccaaaataaaactgtatcctcacgacttccatagaaagcatgattaggatatttgtatattatgtgctaagacGTCCCGCTTTTCCCCAACCCACCACATATACACTGTTGCTACATATTGTACTTAATTCTCCATGCAATGGTTGCTAACTGGTGTTTTTCACCACGATAAAAACGACCTTGTATACAACGTTGAAACATCCGCACACACATAAAAGCTTGAAGATTCCAATATAGTATTCTAATGTCATATTGTGCtgttgtgatgtaacaatgtttattCAGCTTCCAACATTAAATGGGGCGTGTGGGGGGAGTGGTCCAGTTGCTCAAGGTCATGTGACAAAGGGGTCAAACAAAGGTGAAAGATTAACATACGATGgttgttgttataaaatatattttaaacatatttgattactttgttttttgtattaactttttataagatatttatagtttacttcaatttctatgtttattatgacCTCTATGTTAGCATTgtctataaattatttattttcaacttaGGTATCGTGATTGTGAAGGGGGCTTCCCCGGAACAGGAAGCTGCGTTGGTGAACAGGAGGGTTTCATGCGATGCGTGGTCGTTGAATGTCCGCTGGTTGAGGGTGAGTTGGGGTGATGTGGGTATTCCGTAAAAATATTGGCTTAATGACTTGGTTTGAGAATTATTAGGCGTAGCATTGTATGTTCAAGCACCGCAGGTTTAGGTCTCAAACTCAATATTCTGTTAAACTATATtctaacaatgtcacccctgattttactaaataaatgtCACCCTGTTTCAAAAGCTGGAGTGACATCTTaagtttattgaataaataaaaaaagcgacattataataaaatacaccaGTATATAACAGCCATTGGAGCGATATGTAACAAATATATGAAACAGTGCAAGATGAGGTGAACTGGGGACCTTGGTGGGCGTGGTCGCACTGTAGTGCCTCGTGTGGTAGCGCTACACGAACTCGCACGAGGGTTTGTTACTCGTTGCATTACAAAGCGGCCACTAGGTGTGTGAGTGAGCGTGGGAATTCGGAAGTAGACACACAACTTCGGAAGTGTGACAATcaggtattatgatgtcatagtgggtGAATGAGTTCATGACATCATTAGTGGCATGGCACAATTGAGCGCTTGCCTTTAGACCAAAGGTTATGGgattgacgctgctaccattgtgggcgtatgtgtctttgagcaagacatttaacggcaattgctccaacccagtggtcactaatgggttgtctaaattgtcaaccatacataaaaacaatcactgaTAAAGTTatacacgtggtaacttgaccacattcattcatacaggTTTGTGTGGGAGGTTACACTGAAGAAGTGGGCGTGTGGGGGGCATGGTTGGAGTGGGGGGCGTGTACCAAGTCCTGTGGGGGTGGGGCACATACAAGGTGGGTGGtaggcagtgagcatgaggtttagtATTGCCACACCACAAAATATGTAGAACATCATGGCATAGTGGGTATCGGTCCAACCTAGCAGTTTTGGATGCCGCGCCCAATTGTAGACGTATGTGTTCATGAGCCAATGTTCACTAAGAATCACCAACATGGCACAGTATTCAGCGCCTGCCTTTAAGTTCATGATGATATAATATAAGTTAACATACATTCCAGATACCGCGTATGCATAGGCGAGGGTTGCGAGGGAAATCCCGACCAAGTTCAACCTTGCAACACCAAGTCATGTAAGttgagttgttttaaatacaacattgtGTATCTTGGTCCAAGTAATGGTGGGCCAATGGATTAAGGGATGATTTACAGttggttaaaacttaaattctGTTTCACATGTTTCGTAGCACTTTTATGACTGTTATAtcgttacgagaatcgtccaacttcatgagTATTAGATCACGACCAGATTCAAGATCCATCAGTTACAACAATACTTAAACTACTAAGGTAGTTATTCTGACATGCCAACACAGGTTATCATGAGTTTACGACGAGCGAGCCCGTTGGGTGGGGGGGTTGGTCCGCTTGGTCGAGTTGCTATGGTAACAATACACAAACCAAATATCGGTCGTGCTTCAATGATTTGATGGACGTAACGGTTGGCTGCACAGGAGAGGACAGCCAATCAAAACCTTGCAGGGTAATTTGAATGATATGCTTGACCAGGGGgtatgggttcgaggctcgacgctgctaccattgtgggataaacatgtttaatatatggttgatatttatctctttaaatacgatggcgaagatcaaattaattaaaacaacaaagagaaggaaattggcagcaaaatgacagttgttaaaacacgctattgATAAAAAGCGTGGTAAAGACCGTTAGTTAAAAAGCGGGGTTGTTGTacccaagacacttaacagcaattgctccaatcactttagacaacccattagtgaccgttATAAATACATACAAGTAAGTAACATCGATATCGTGCCAACAGACATGCAACTTATGGGAAGGTTGGGGAACGTGGGGTTCTTGTAGTCGATCGTGTGGACTTGGGGTCCAACACAGGTTTGTGGTTTAGGTTGgttgttatagtagggtggggggagatgagacacctttagcgcataatatccaaatatcctaatcgtgttttaacaacagtctatgggagttcgtgaggataaggttttataattacttgaatgtttttgtttactaccaaatgggacaaggaaATAGAAtcgaaaggtgtcccattttcccctccctactatatgatgtaataatggttattatgatgtcatacaacAGATCACGTGAATGTTCGTTCATGAGCGGTTGTGATGATGGATCTTATGAATCGCGTAAATGTTTCAATAATTGTTCATCT encodes:
- the LOC100184457 gene encoding A disintegrin and metalloproteinase with thrombospondin motifs adt-2-like, with product MFCCKDLLIKLYKSYNHIDVIAGFVHNFKVRGRSSVKDLKSEYDIKSVMHYGGFSFSKNRQPTIVDKVTGKVVKSQRKGLSSKDIKEARVLYNCADGPGIVPQPGDAWGSWGDWGVCSASCGKGTKVRVRSCRSNNDTIVHDRRCGREYYESDDCEGGECGEGKWGEWSPCSVTCGGGSMHRESCCDRNSKIEKKDCSPAPCISNDGGAMWGVWGAWSGCSATCGGGWVRRRRPCMGESNTTVPVQECPTQLPSFNELQACATEDCDGTTASNIKWGVWGEWSSCSRSCDKGVKQRYRDCEGGFPGTGSCVGEQEGFMRCVVVECPLVEVQDEVNWGPWWAWSHCSASCGSATRTRTRVCYSLHYKAATRCVSERGNSEVDTQLRKCDNQVCVGGYTEEVGVWGAWLEWGACTKSCGGGAHTRYRVCIGEGCEGNPDQVQPCNTKSCYHEFTTSEPVGWGGWSAWSSCYGNNTQTKYRSCFNDLMDVTVGCTGEDSQSKPCRTCNLWEGWGTWGSCSRSCGLGVQHRSRECSFMSGCDDGSYESRKCFNNCSSIQDLPWIVRTHICSEGWTTLARVNNDHYQDVVCVQQYQQIRILLNNNLNFVFSQPHNISVCPNTPNIDGGRLFVADFNGDHLDDILCVYNGTTKITLNNAGGYVGSLQVTTDIGNFCNASTIAPVYLDDEHKAHLLCIHKNGVIQLLPNVL